From Polyodon spathula isolate WHYD16114869_AA chromosome 24, ASM1765450v1, whole genome shotgun sequence, one genomic window encodes:
- the LOC121298858 gene encoding TIMELESS-interacting protein-like isoform X1 translates to MDPLENSLSEMPAYENTEDEQFPPLPPPLSPRDGDPFATDDDPGEVSKLEEAPVAKKRSVKRPQPKLDSQRLISERGLPALRTMFNNVRFKGKGHEAEDLKVLMQHMEHWAHRLYPKLQFEDFIDKLEVLGNKKEVQTCLKRIRLDMPLTHEDFMTKDDAVEDDELNRSAHLFEDSEPFFGENQSVPVVQSTPSVSSSLTEEQRQRIERNKQLALERRLAKLQQDNSQSLISNDVSAQPPVTQSTPAKPTDPDKLHSELELESLDLDTVVVKHTNSTCEQGWELKEGAAPVCADSLKEGAAPVCADSLNEGAALVCANSLKESASTEEVSASVPEDQQKVNGIEQDAD, encoded by the exons ATGGACCCTTTAGAGAACAGTCTGTCAGAAATGCCTGCTTATGAAAACACAGAGGATGAGCAGTTTCCACCTCTcccaccccccctctcccccaggGACGGGGACCCCTTCGCAACTG ATGACGATCCTGGAGAGGTGTCAAAGCTTGAAGAAGCTCCAGTAGCCAAAAAGAGGTCTGTGAAGAGACCACAGCCAAAACTGGATTCACAAAG GTTGATTTCTGAAAGGGGACTTCCAGCACTCCGAACCATGTTCAACAATGTAAGATTCAAAGGCAAAGGACATGAG GCTGAAGACCTGAAGGTCCTCATGCAGCACATGGAACACTGGGCTCACAGACTGTACCCTAAACTACAGTTTGAGGACTTCATTGATAAGCTGGAGGttttaggaaataaaaaagaagttCAG acTTGCCTCAAACGAATAAGACTGGATATGCCACTTACACATGAAGACTTCATGACTAAAGATG ATGCAGTTGAGGACGATGAGCTTAATAGATCAGCCCATCTGTTTGAAGACTCTGAGCCCTTTTTCGGTGAAAATCAAAGCGTGCCAGTGGTCCAGTCGACTCCCAGTGTCAGCAGCAGCCTGACGGAGGAGCAGAGGCAGCGAATTGAGCGCAACAAGCAGCTGGCCTTGGAGAGACGTCTGGCCAAACTGCAGCAGGACAACAGCCAGTCGCTGATCAGTAATG atgtttcagcTCAGCCTCCAGTTACACAGAGCACTCCTGCCAAACCCACAGATCCAGACAAGCTGCATAGTGAATTGGAACTGGAGTCTCTTGACTTGGACACTGTGGTGGTGAAACACACTAACTCCACCTGTGAACAAGGCTGGGAGCTGAAGGAAGGAGCTGCTCCAGTATGTGCAGATTCTCTGAAGGAAGGAGCTGCCCCAGTATGTGCAGATTCTCTGAATGAAGGAGCAGCCCTGGTATGTGCAAATTCTCTGAAGGAGTCTGCAAGCACTGAGGAGGTTTCTGCCTCTGTACCAGAAGACCAGCAGAAAGTAAATGGTATAGAGCAAGACGCTGACTGA
- the LOC121298858 gene encoding TIMELESS-interacting protein-like isoform X2, giving the protein MKTQRMSSFHLSHPPSPPGTGTPSQLVDDDPGEVSKLEEAPVAKKRSVKRPQPKLDSQRLISERGLPALRTMFNNVRFKGKGHEAEDLKVLMQHMEHWAHRLYPKLQFEDFIDKLEVLGNKKEVQTCLKRIRLDMPLTHEDFMTKDDAVEDDELNRSAHLFEDSEPFFGENQSVPVVQSTPSVSSSLTEEQRQRIERNKQLALERRLAKLQQDNSQSLISNDVSAQPPVTQSTPAKPTDPDKLHSELELESLDLDTVVVKHTNSTCEQGWELKEGAAPVCADSLKEGAAPVCADSLNEGAALVCANSLKESASTEEVSASVPEDQQKVNGIEQDAD; this is encoded by the exons ATGAAAACACAGAGGATGAGCAGTTTCCACCTCTcccaccccccctctcccccaggGACGGGGACCCCTTCGCAACTGGTGG ATGACGATCCTGGAGAGGTGTCAAAGCTTGAAGAAGCTCCAGTAGCCAAAAAGAGGTCTGTGAAGAGACCACAGCCAAAACTGGATTCACAAAG GTTGATTTCTGAAAGGGGACTTCCAGCACTCCGAACCATGTTCAACAATGTAAGATTCAAAGGCAAAGGACATGAG GCTGAAGACCTGAAGGTCCTCATGCAGCACATGGAACACTGGGCTCACAGACTGTACCCTAAACTACAGTTTGAGGACTTCATTGATAAGCTGGAGGttttaggaaataaaaaagaagttCAG acTTGCCTCAAACGAATAAGACTGGATATGCCACTTACACATGAAGACTTCATGACTAAAGATG ATGCAGTTGAGGACGATGAGCTTAATAGATCAGCCCATCTGTTTGAAGACTCTGAGCCCTTTTTCGGTGAAAATCAAAGCGTGCCAGTGGTCCAGTCGACTCCCAGTGTCAGCAGCAGCCTGACGGAGGAGCAGAGGCAGCGAATTGAGCGCAACAAGCAGCTGGCCTTGGAGAGACGTCTGGCCAAACTGCAGCAGGACAACAGCCAGTCGCTGATCAGTAATG atgtttcagcTCAGCCTCCAGTTACACAGAGCACTCCTGCCAAACCCACAGATCCAGACAAGCTGCATAGTGAATTGGAACTGGAGTCTCTTGACTTGGACACTGTGGTGGTGAAACACACTAACTCCACCTGTGAACAAGGCTGGGAGCTGAAGGAAGGAGCTGCTCCAGTATGTGCAGATTCTCTGAAGGAAGGAGCTGCCCCAGTATGTGCAGATTCTCTGAATGAAGGAGCAGCCCTGGTATGTGCAAATTCTCTGAAGGAGTCTGCAAGCACTGAGGAGGTTTCTGCCTCTGTACCAGAAGACCAGCAGAAAGTAAATGGTATAGAGCAAGACGCTGACTGA